A stretch of the Vitis vinifera cultivar Pinot Noir 40024 chromosome 16, ASM3070453v1 genome encodes the following:
- the LOC100256083 gene encoding receptor-like protein EIX2: MLGLLLRIQKKSSSLFGSAVSYMLKMAQGSFQHFISFTLLLLCSKPGLGSGCVEKERQALLDFKQGLVDDFGILSSWGNEEDRRDCCKWRGVQCSNRTSHVIMLDLHALPTDTVHKYQSLRGRISSSLLELQHLNHLDLSLNDFQGSYVPEFIGLFSKLRYLNLSEARLAGMIPSHLGNLSNLHFLDLSRNYGMSSETLEWLSRLSSLRHLDLSGLNLDKAIYWEHVINRLPSLTDLLLHDSALPQIITPSALSYTNSSKSLVVLDLSWNFLSSSVYPWLFNLSSSLVHLDLSINQIQGLIPDTFGEMVSLEYLDLFFNQLEGEIPQSLTSTSLVHLDLSVNHLHGSIPDTFGHMTSLSYLDLSLNQLEGGIPKSFKNLCSLQMVMLLSNSLTAQLPEFVQNSLSCSKDTLEVLVLSWNQFTGSFPNFTGFSVLGHLYIDHNRLNGTFPEHIGQLSQLEVLEISGNSLHGNITEAHLSSLSKLYWLDLSSNSLALELSPEWTPPFQVGYLGLLSCKMGPNFPGWLQTQKDLFSLDISNSSISDVIPSWFWNLTSKLIKLRIANNQIRGRVPSLRMETAAVIDLSLNRFEGPIPSLPSGVRVLSLSKNLFSGSISLLCTIVDGALSYLDLSDNLLSGALPDCWQQWRDQLQILNLANNNFSGKLPYSLGSLAALQTLHLYNNGFLGELPSSLMNCTKLRLVDMGKNRFSGEIPTWIGERLSDLVVLSLRSNEFHGSISSDICLLKELQILDFSRNNISGTIPRCLNNFTAMAQKMIYSVIAHDYLALSIVPRGRNNLGITPRWAYSSGSFDTIARYVDSALIPWKGGEFEYKNILGLVRSIDLSSNKLSGEIPKEITKLMELISLNLSRNHLNGQIPSMIGQLKSLDVLDLSKNQLDGKIPSSLSQIDRLSVLDLSSNNLSGQIPSGTQLQGFEASSYMGNPELCGSPLKTKCQEDETAQTSPTSDGNEDDLQDDEFDPWFYVSIALGFLVGFWGVWGTLVLKSSWSEAYFRFLNKIKDWFF; this comes from the coding sequence ATGCTTGGTCTTCTTCTGAGAATTCAGAAGAAATCCTCCTCTTTATTTGGCTCTGCTGTCAGCTACATGTTGAAGATGGCTCAAGGGTCCTTTCAACACTTCATCAGCTTTACTTTGCTTTTACTATGCAGCAAACCTGGCCTTGGATCCGGGTGCGTAGAGAAGGAAAGACAAGCTCTTCTTGATTTCAAACAAGGGCTTGTCGATGATTTTGGAATCCTCTCTTCATGGGGGAATGAAGAAGATAGAAGAGATTGCTGCAAATGGAGAGGAGTCCAGTGTAGCAACAGAACCAGCCATGTGATCATGCTAGATCTCCATGCCCTGCCAACTGATACGGTTCACAAGTACCAGTCTCTGAGAGGTAGGATCAGTTCTTCACTGCTTGAACTGCAACACTTGAATCATTTGGACCTCAGCCTCAATGATTTTCAAGGAAGTTATGTACCTGAATTCATTGGCCTCTTCAGCAAATTGAGATACCTTAATCTCTCTGAGGCTCGTTTAGCTGGAATGATTCCTAGTCACCTTGGAAATCTTTCCAACTTGCATTTTCTTGATCTTAGTCGTAATTATGGTATGAGTTCTGAAACCCTCGAGTGGCTTTCTCGCCTTTCGTCTTTAAGGCACCTTGATTTGAGTGGCCTGAACCTTGACAAAGCCATCTACTGGGAACATGTAATCAATAGACTTCCTTCTCTTACTGATTTGCTCTTGCATGACTCTGCTCTTCCTCAGATCATCACTCCATCAGCTCTATCCTATACTAATTCTTCTAAATCTCTTGTGGTTCTTGATCTCTCTTGGAATTTTCTCAGTTCCTCGGTATACCCATGGTTGTTCAATTTGAGTAGCAGCCTGGTTCATCTCGACCTCTCAATTAATCAGATACAGGGTCTGATTCCAGATACTTTTGGGGAAATGGTGTCTCTGGAATATCTCGATCTCTTCTTCAATCAACTTGAAGGTGAGATTCCACAATCCTTGACTAGCACCAGCCTTGTTCATCTTGACCTCTCTGTCAATCATCTGCATGGTTCCATTCCAGACACTTTTGGTCACATGACTTCTCTTTCGTATCTCGATCTCTCCCTGAACCAACTTGAAGGGGGCATTCCTAAGTCTTTCAAGAACCTGTGTTCTTTACAAATGGTAATGTTGCTTTCCAACAGTCTCACCGCACAGCTTCCTGAGTTTGTCCAGAACTCATTGAGCTGCAGCAAGGACACACTGGAGGTTTTGGTATTAAGTTGGAACCAATTCACAGGGTCATTTCCTAATTTTACCGGATTTTCAGTGTTGGGGCATTTATATATCGACCACAACAGATTAAACGGGACTTTTCCTGAACATATTGGGCAGCTATCTCAGCTTGAAGTTCTTGAAATTTCGGGTAATTCCTTGCATGGTAACATCACTGAAGCTCACCTCTCTAGTCTCTCTAAACTGTACTGGTTGGATTTGTCATCCAACTCTTTGGCTCTGGAATTGAGCCCTGAATGGACACCCCCATTTCAAGTTGGATATTTAGGCTTATTGTCCTGCAAAATGGGGCCAAATTTTCCTGGTTGGCTTCAAACACAAAAGGATTTGTTCAGCCTTGATATCTCCAACTCCTCCATTTCAGATGTCATCCCCAGCTGGTTTTGGAATCTAACTTCCAAGTTGATTAAGCTAAGAATAGCCAACAATCAGATCAGGGGCAGAGTGCCAAGTTTAAGAATGGAAACTGCTGCTGTGATAGATTTGAGTTTGAACCGCTTTGAGGGTCCAATACCAAGTCTTCCTTCAGGCGTTCGAGTTTTGAGTCTCTCCAAGAATTTGTTTTCAGGGTCTATTTCGTTGTTATGTACAATAGTTGATGGGGCTTTGAGCTATCTAGACCTCTCAGATAACCTACTATCAGGAGCTCTTCCTGATTGTTGGCAACAATGGCGAGACCAATTGCAAATTCTCAACTTGGCAAACAACAATTTCTCAGGGAAACTTCCTTACTCGTTGGGCTCCTTAGCTGCGCTTCAAACATTGCACCTGTACAACAACGGTTTCCTTGGAGAATTACCTTCGTCTTTGATGAATTGTACAAAACTAAGACTTGTTGACATGGGGAAAAATAGATTCTCAGGAGAAATACCAACATGGATAGGAGAAAGGCTATCAGACTTGGTTGTTCTCAGCCTTAGATCAAATGAATTTCATGGAAGCATATCTTCAGATATATGCCTACTAAAAGAGCTTCAAATATTGGACTTTTCCCGAAACAATATATCGGGTACCATACCAAGGTGCCTCAACAATTTTACTGCCATGGCTCAGAAAATGATATATTCAGTCATTGCCCATGATTATCTTGCCTTATCGATTGTTCCTAGAGGTCGTAACAACTTAGGAATCACTCCTCGATGGGCTTATAGCAGTGGTAGCTTTGATACCATAGCCAGATATGTTGATAGTGCATTGATTCCTTGGAAAGGAGGTGAGTTTGAGTACAAAAATATTCTTGGACTAGTGAGGAGCATTGATCTTTCATCCAACAAATTAAGTGGAGAGATTCCTAAAGAAATAACCAAGCTCATGGAATTGATTTCGTTGAACTTATCAAGGAACCATTTGAATGGACAAATCCCTTCAATGATTGGTCAATTAAAATCATTAGATGTTCTTGATTTGTCTAAAAACCAGCTTGATGGCAAAATTCCTAGTAGTCTCTCTCAAATAGATCGACTCAGCGTCCTGGACTTGTCAAGTAACAACTTATCAGGTCAAATTCCATCAGGTACCCAGTTACAGGGATTTGAGGCTTCTTCATACATGGGAAATCCTGAACTGTGTGGGTCACCGCTGAAGACAAAGTGTCAAGAAGATGAGACAGCACAAACTTCTCCCACCTCAGACGGCAATGAAGATGACCTTCAAGACGATGAGTTTGATCCATGGTTCTATGTTAGCATTGCTCTTGGATTTCTTGTAGGATTCTGGGGAGTTTGGGGCACTTTAGTACTCAAAAGCTCATGGTCAGAGGCCTATTTTCGGTTCttgaacaaaataaaagattggTTTTTCTAA
- the LOC132255319 gene encoding receptor-like protein EIX1, with the protein MVGRSVQPLIGFIVLLLCSKPDLGSCIQVGDAKVGCIERERQALLKFKEDIADDFGILSSWRSEKNKRDCCKWRGVQCSSQTGHITSLDLSAYEYKDEFRHLRGKISPSLLELQQLNHLDLSGNDFEGRSMPEFIGSLTKMRYLDLSSTYLAGPLPHQLGNLSNLNFLDLSGNSNMSSENLDWLSRLSSLTHLGLNHLNLSKAIRWADAINKLPSLIDLLLKSCDLPSPITPSLSLVTSSMSLAVLDLSCNQLSTSIYPWLFNFNSSLVHLDLSYNHLQASPPDAFGNMVSLEYLDLSWNQLKGEIPKSFSSSLVFLDLSNNQLQGSIPDTFGNMTSLRTVNLTRNQLEGEIPKSFNNLCNLQILKLHRNNLAGVLVKNLLACANDTLEILDLSHNQFIGSLPDLIGFSSLTRLHLGHNQLNGTLPESIAQLAQLELLKIPSNSLQGTVSEAHLFSLSKLQRLDLSFNSLLTLNLSSDWVPQFQLTHIFLASCKLGPRFPGWLRTQKGVGWLDISGSGISDVIPNWFWNFTSNLNRLNISNNQITGVVPNASIEFSRFPQMDMSSNYFEGSIPDQFLRCVRLVAELRPILTSRIICCQDFGESVALYSSTAHGEMPTSYP; encoded by the exons GGAAGGTCCGTTCAACCACTTATTGGGTTTATTGTGCTTTTACTATGTTCCAAACCCGACCTTGGATCCTGTATTCAGGTTGGTGATGCTAAAGTTGGGTGCATAGAGAGGGAGAGACAAGCTCTCCTTAAGTTTAAAGAAGACATTGCTGATGATTTTGGAATTCTTTCTTCATGGAGGAGtgaaaagaacaaaagagaTTGTTGCAAATGGAGAGGAGTCCAGTGTAGCAGCCAAACCGGTCACATAACCTCGCTTGATCTCAGTGCCTATGAATACAAAGATGAGTTCCGGCATTTAAGAGGTAAGATTAGTCCTTCATTGCTTGAACTGCAGCAGTTAAACCATTTGGACCTTAGTGGCAACGATTTTGAAGGGAGGTCTATGCCTGAATTTATTGGTTCCCTCACCAAAATGAGATACCTCGATCTCTCTTCTACTTATTTAGCTGGACCTCTTCCCCATCAACTTGGAAATCTTTCAAACTTGAATTTTCTTGATCTCAGCGGTAATTCTAATATGAGTTCTGAAAATCTCGACTGGCTTTCTCGCCTTTCTTCTttaacacaccttggcctgaaTCATCTTAACCTTAGTAAAGCCATCCGATGGGCAGATGCAATTAATAAACTTCCTTCTCTCATTGACTTGCTCTTAAAATCTTGCGATCTCCCTTCCCCCATCACTCCATCTCTTTCCCTTGTTACTTCTTCAATGTCTCTTGCCGTCCTTGATCTCTCTTGTAATCAGCTCAGTACTTCGATATACCCATGGTTGTTCAACTTCAATAGCAGCCTTGTTCATCTTGACCTCTCCTATAATCATCTGCAGGCTTCACCTCCTGATGCTTTTGGGAACATGGTTTCTCTTGAATACCTTGATCTCTCTTGGAACCAACTTAAAGGTGAGATTCCGAAATCTTTTAGTAGCAGCCTTGTTTTTCTTGACCTCTCTAATAATCAGTTACAAGGTTCAATTCCAGACACTTTTGGGAACATGACCTCTCTTAGAACTGTCAACCTCACTAGGAATCAACTTGAAGGTGAGATTCCAAAATCCTTCAACAATTTATGTAATTTACAGATACTGAAGTTGCATCGAAACAATCTTGCTGGAGTGCTTGTAAAAAACTTGTTGGCTTGTGCAAATGACACATTGGAAATTTTGGATTTATCTCATAACCAATTCATTGGATCACTCCCTGATTTGATTGGATTTTCATCGTTGACAAGGTTGCATCTTGGACATAACCAACTAAATGGGACTTTACCTGAAAGCATAGCACAGCTAGCTCAACTTGAATTGTTGAAAATTCCTTCAAATTCATTGCAAGGCACTGTCTCTGAGGCCCACCTCTTCAGTCTCTCCAAATTGCAACGTTTGGACTTATCTTTCAACTCCCTGTTGACTTTGAATTTGAGCTCAGACTGGGTTCCCCAATTTCAACTCACTCATATATTTTTAGCCTCTTGCAAACTGGGACCACGTTTTCCAGGCTGGCTTAGAACTCAGAAAGGTGTTGGTTGGCTTGATATCTCAGGTTCTGGAATTTCGGATGTCATCCCCAATTGGTTTTGGAATTTCACTTCCAATTTGAATCGGTTAAATATTTCCAACAATCAGATCACTGGTGTTGTGCCGAATGCATCAATAGAATTTTCTCGTTTCCCTCAAATGGATATGAGTTCAAACTACTTCGAGGGTTCAATAcca GATCAATTTCTTCGTTGTGTGCGGTTAGTCGCGGAGCTTCGGCCTATCTTGACCTCTCGAATAATCTGCTGTCAG GATTTTGGGGAATCTGTGGCACTTTACTCCTCAACAGCTCATGGAGAAATGCCAACTTCATATCcttga
- the LOC100261168 gene encoding uncharacterized protein LOC100261168, producing MEKMQYAEELVREFLVFRGFTNTLQAFEGELCTDIGKGFQVDKILDLIFSVYIPKFQAEKLVCLLSFFKQCFSSSSETVLIATLSKLEVSILRYYIVHAIQSGRTERVIEFFGMNGNDLLQRGQDWTPWFAVPYLKNPSLDPQFRIYFSREWLEALRLSVRNFLSEIFNGTRIPALLKICSEKNTVNRLKKDIKQLNLKLSQLQALLEEKEAQLFQSRSYAPSTIEESMGGTNSSTYSVPGTLLSGLHQGSILPSRFPHETCAATNQHLGERELAQELDDTGVAKILSEMSPSNSDRGSSSLVHLHLGDAGASNMLEMSQDDFCTENGREMEGEEEFPEVKVDFQETFLGHTSPISRCRFSVSGDNIASASVDGTVRIWTYDSSTPTSRNATIYCGAEIMSLEWECKSDRLLLIGTADGGIKAWNVDAKRVVCDLNTTEAFPSVLDLKCSPVEPIFVSAAASRGQGRNYFDKFGFASLTVWNMKTWKAVTVLPLGEDPPAITSLCFNHNGKILAAAATDGMIHMFDMSAGLQITGWPAHDSAISSLLFGPDETSIYSLGSDGKILEWSLHNQGQILWSRNCSRFCNIESSRHYRHEMSLDANGRRLLVTSGSVRAPIYQVRGHTSGWRTLPHTAAITTVDWHPTLPILVTGSADHSVRVTSIL from the exons ATGGAGAAAATGCAGTATGCTGAGGAACTTGTGAGGGAGTTTCTTGTCTTTAGAGGGTTTACAAATACACTGCAAGCTTTTGAGGGAGAGTTATGCACTGATATTGGTAAAGGTTTTCAAGTGGATAAGATATTAGATTTAATTTTCTCAGTGTACATTCCCAAGTTTCAGGCAGAAAAATTAGTTTGTCTGCTGAGCTTTTTTAAGCAGTGCTTTTCTTCATCATCTGAGACTGTACTTATTGCTACACTATCAAAATTAGAGGTGTCTATTCTACGCTACTATATTGTCCATGCCATACAATCAGGAAGAACAGAAAGGGTTATAGAGTTTTTTGGAATGAATGGCAATGACCTGCTGCAAAGAGGACAGGACTGGACTCCATGGTTTG CTGTTCCATATCTAAAGAACCCAAGCTTGGATCCCCAGTTTCGGATTTATTTCTCAAGGGAGTGGTTGGAAGCTTTGCGCCTCTCAGTCAGGAATTTCTTAAGTGAAATATTTAATGGTACT CGCATCCCTGCTCTGCTGAAGATTTGTTCTGAAAAGAATACAGTGAACCGTCTCAAAAAAGACATCAAGCAACTTAATCTTAAGTTGTCTCAACTTCAGGCATTATTGGAGGAAAAAGAGGCTCAGCTATTCCAGTCAAGGAG TTATGCTCCATCTACAATAGAAGAAAGCATGGGTGGAACGAACAGCTCAACATATTCAGTACCTGGGACTCTTCTTAGTGGCTTGCATCAGGGAAGTATTCTTCCCTCTAGATTTCCTCATGAAACTTGTGCTGCTACAAATCAACATCTGGGTGAAAGAGAGTTGGCTCAGGAATTGGATGACACAGGGGTGGCCAAGATTTTATCAGAGATGAGTCCATCCAACTCTGATCGTGGTTCAAGTTCATTAGTGCATCTTCATCTTGGAGATGCTGGAGCAAGTAATATGCTTGAGATGTCCCAAGATGACTTTTGTACTG AAAATGGCAGAGAAATGGAAGGAGAAGAGGAATTCCCAGAAGTTAAAGTGGATTTCCAG GAAACATTCTTGGGCCACACGAGTCCAATCAGCCGTTGCCGTTTTTCTGTATCTGGAGACAATATTGCCAGCGCTTCAGTGGATGGCACAGTCAG GATTTGGACATATGATTCTTCAACCCCAACATCTAGAAACGCAACCATCTATTGTGGGGCCGAGATCATGTCTCTTGAATGGGAGTGTAAATCTGATCGTTTG CTTCTTATAGGCACTGCTGATGGAGGCATTAAAGCTTGGAATGTTGATGCAAAGAGAGTTGTTTGTGATCTTAACACTACTGAAGCATTTCCAAG TGTGTTGGATCTGAAATGTAGCCCTGTGGAGCCAATATTTGTTTCTGCAGCAGCATCCAGAGG gCAAGGgcgaaattattttgataaatttggtTTCGCTTCTTTGACTGTTTGGAACATGAAGACTTGGAAGGCCGTG ACAGTTCTTCCTCTTGGTGAAGATCCACCAGCAATTACTTCTCTATGCTTTAACCACAATGGGAAAATTTTAGCTGCTGCTGCCACTGATGGAATGATTCACATGTTTG ATATGTCTGCTGGACTACAAATTACTGGTTGGCCTGCTCATGACTCTGCTATAAGCTCTCTACTTTTTGGTCCTGATGAAACAAGCATTTATAGTTTGGGGTCTGATGGAAAG ATATTGGAATGGAGCTTGCACAACCAAGGTCAAATTCTTTGGTCAAGAAATTGTAGCAG GTTCTGCAACATTGAGAGCTCAAGACACTATAGGCATGAAATGTCATTAGATGCTAATGGGAGGAGATTATTGGTAACATCTGGTTCAGTAAGAGCACCCATATATCAG GTTCGAGGTCATACTAGTGGGTGGAGAACATTGCCTCATACTGCAGCTATAACAACTGTAGACTGGCACCCGACATTGCCCATCCTTGTGACTGGTTCAGCTGATCACTCTGTTCGTGTCACATCTATATTATAA